Proteins from one Bactrocera neohumeralis isolate Rockhampton chromosome 3, APGP_CSIRO_Bneo_wtdbg2-racon-allhic-juicebox.fasta_v2, whole genome shotgun sequence genomic window:
- the LOC126752021 gene encoding enoyl-CoA delta isomerase 1, mitochondrial-like — MAARIMNLPKHGLCSLVRTSALTRHYAGSTGTATPPQFTTLSVDDKTGIAMLTLKRPPANALNAAFMGEIARSIKDLEKSKCRGLILTSSSERIFCAGLDLKECYQAETSHLQGIWVALQNLWHTLYSTPLITVALINGHTVAGGGMLALSSEYRIMLPNFKIGINETMVGLAVPMWLIDTYLNVVPNRRIAELDLTASRIYNSEGAVKAGLVDELAASKAQGLERAVEFISSYPKHSLVARAITKRQFRAKDLKNFQDNRQHDLEIFLSNIQKPQVQSYLGEYLESLKKKA, encoded by the coding sequence ATGGCCGCACGCATTATGAATTTGCCGAAACACGGCCTCTGCAGTCTGGTGAGAACAAGCGCTCTCACACGCCATTATGCCGGCAGCACCGGCACAGCGACGCCACCACAATTCACCACACTGAGCGTCGATGATAAGACCGGCATCGCTATGCTCACACTCAAAAGACCGCCAGCGAATGCGCTCAACGCCGCCTTCATGGGCGAAATAGCGCGCTCCATTAAAGACTTGGAGAAATCGAAATGTCGCGGCCTCATACTCACCTCGTCGTCGGAGCGCATTTTCTGCGCTGGACTCGATCTGAAAGAATGCTACCAAGCAGAGACGTCGCATCTGCAGGGCATTTGGGTTGCTTTGCAAAATCTCTGGCACACGCTCTACTCGACGCCGCTCATCACTGTCGCGCTAATTAACGGGCATACAGTGGCAGGCGGTGGCATGCTAGCGCTGagcagcgaatatcgcattatGCTGCCAAATTTTAAGATCGGCATCAACGAAACTATGGTGGGACTGGCGGTGCCGATGTGGTTGATAGACACCTACCTCAATGTTGTACCCAACAGGCGCATCGCCGAATTGGATCTAACAGCTAGTCGTATCTATAACAGTGAAGGCGCAGTGAAAGCAGGTCTAGTTGATGAGTTGGCAGCTAGCAAGGCGCAAGGTTTGGAGAGAGCTGTCGAATTCATCAGCAGCTATCCAAAGCACTCGCTGGTGGCGCGTGCGATCACCAAACGCCAATTTCGCGCGAAAGATTTAAAGAACTTTCAGGATAATCGTCAGCATGACTTGGAAATATTTCTGAGCAACATACAGAAGCCTCAAGTGCAGTCGTATCTAGGAGAATATTTGGAGAGTTTGAAAAAGAAGGCGTAG